A section of the Rhizobium sp. BG4 genome encodes:
- a CDS encoding ATP-binding protein — protein sequence MLNNDLQTSGKAGEHDRRDSQARGNRFLGRVVACSGSRTTIAAIAEGGGTDLTELWSVGRLISISVGRNRVVALVYQMNTGSHMWGEGEDNGFSIEAELLGEVRVDEDGREEFSTGISRYPYLGAIAHRIRSADLMRIYDAGAGATAVIGNLTQDESIDAAIHVPSMLSKHFAIVGSTGVGKSTAVSLLLHKAIEADPKLRVLILDPHNEFAAAFPKHSVVIDTDTLDLPFWLMRLEEFAEVVFRGRPPVPEELDMLRDIMPEAKRAFRGSDSSLVRRTTEKSSITADTPVPYRMADLLALIDERIGRLEGRAEKPFLRSLKMRIIAAINDPRYHFMFSNNTISDTIVETVAQIFRIPGEGRPICTFQLSGIPSEVVNSVASVLCRMAFEIGLWSEGAIHMLVVCEEAHRYIPADPTLGFMPTRQAIARIAKEGRKYGVSLGIITQRPGELDQTILSQCSTLFAMRLSNDRDQEIIRSAIPNSSISTTSFISSIGNGEAIAFGEAISVPMRMRFSRVAQNLLPKAHGATAKQSEEDPDTVDLRKIVTRMRAVSGAAGPDISNFQNSYNASVQSDMLFDDEEPPEGQAYPQPAAATPSMSLNEPYRPDMLPRSYAPQDPQPAAAGSIDSRLEALRREMRREEAGQPRSFGNQEPAPTVQRREPGTSSLRESILRKPLSSLYNKD from the coding sequence TTGCTCAACAACGACTTGCAGACGTCAGGGAAAGCCGGCGAGCATGACCGCCGCGATAGCCAGGCGCGGGGTAACCGCTTTCTGGGCCGTGTCGTCGCATGCAGCGGTTCCCGCACGACGATCGCCGCAATCGCCGAAGGCGGCGGCACCGATCTCACCGAACTCTGGTCCGTCGGACGGCTGATTTCGATCAGCGTCGGGCGCAACCGCGTCGTCGCCCTCGTCTATCAGATGAACACCGGCTCCCACATGTGGGGCGAAGGTGAAGACAACGGCTTCAGCATCGAGGCCGAGCTCCTCGGCGAAGTCCGCGTCGATGAAGACGGCCGCGAGGAATTCTCGACCGGCATCTCACGCTACCCCTATCTCGGCGCCATCGCCCACCGGATCCGCTCTGCCGACCTGATGCGCATCTATGATGCCGGTGCCGGCGCGACCGCCGTGATCGGCAACCTCACCCAAGACGAAAGCATCGACGCGGCGATCCATGTGCCCTCGATGCTGTCGAAGCATTTCGCCATCGTCGGCTCGACCGGCGTCGGCAAGTCGACGGCGGTGTCGCTGCTGCTGCACAAGGCGATCGAGGCCGATCCGAAGCTGCGCGTGCTGATCCTCGATCCGCATAACGAATTTGCCGCGGCCTTCCCCAAGCATTCGGTCGTCATCGACACCGACACGCTTGACCTGCCCTTCTGGCTGATGCGGCTTGAGGAATTCGCCGAAGTGGTCTTCCGCGGTCGCCCGCCGGTGCCGGAAGAGCTCGACATGCTGCGCGACATCATGCCGGAGGCCAAGCGCGCCTTCCGCGGCAGCGACAGCTCGCTGGTGCGCCGCACGACGGAGAAAAGCTCGATCACCGCCGATACGCCAGTGCCCTATCGCATGGCCGATCTCCTGGCACTGATCGACGAGCGCATCGGCCGCCTCGAAGGCCGCGCCGAAAAGCCGTTCCTGCGATCGCTGAAGATGCGCATCATCGCCGCCATCAACGACCCGCGCTACCACTTCATGTTCTCCAACAACACGATCTCCGACACGATCGTGGAGACAGTGGCGCAGATCTTCCGCATCCCGGGCGAAGGCCGTCCGATCTGCACCTTCCAGCTCTCCGGCATCCCGTCGGAAGTCGTCAATTCCGTCGCGTCCGTGCTCTGCCGCATGGCCTTCGAAATCGGCCTCTGGAGCGAAGGCGCGATCCATATGCTCGTCGTCTGCGAAGAAGCGCACCGCTACATTCCGGCCGACCCGACGCTCGGCTTCATGCCGACCCGCCAGGCGATCGCCCGCATCGCCAAGGAAGGCCGCAAATACGGCGTCTCGCTCGGCATCATCACCCAGCGTCCGGGCGAACTCGACCAGACGATCCTGTCGCAGTGCTCGACGCTGTTTGCGATGCGCCTGTCCAACGACCGCGACCAGGAGATTATTCGCTCGGCGATCCCGAATTCGTCGATCTCGACGACCAGCTTCATCTCCTCGATCGGCAACGGCGAAGCGATCGCCTTCGGTGAGGCGATCAGCGTTCCCATGCGCATGCGCTTCTCGCGCGTTGCGCAGAACCTGCTGCCGAAAGCCCATGGCGCAACGGCAAAGCAGTCCGAGGAAGATCCCGATACCGTCGATCTGCGCAAGATCGTCACCCGCATGCGCGCCGTCAGCGGCGCCGCCGGCCCGGACATTTCGAATTTCCAGAACAGCTACAACGCCTCGGTCCAGAGCGACATGCTGTTCGACGACGAGGAGCCGCCGGAAGGCCAGGCCTATCCGCAGCCGGCCGCCGCCACGCCATCGATGTCGCTGAACGAGCCCTACCGCCCGGATATGCTGCCGCGCAGCTACGCGCCGCAGGATCCGCAGCCGGCAGCCGCCGGATCGATCGACAGCCGCCTCGAGGCGCTGCGCCGTGAAATGCGCCGCGAGGAAGCAGGCCAGCCCCGCTCCTTCGGCAATCAGGAGCCGGCGCCGACAGTCCAGCGCCGCGAACCCGGCACCTCTTCCCTGCGCGAAAGCATCCTCAGGAAGCCGCTGAGCAGCCTTTACAACAAGGATTGA
- a CDS encoding acetolactate synthase 3 large subunit, with the protein MTGTDNQTADSNRMTGAEIVLRALKDNGVEHIFGYPGGAVLPIYDEIFQQDEIKHILVRHEQGAGHAAEGYARSTGKVGVMLVTSGPGATNAVTPLQDALMDSVPLVCLSGQVPTSLIGSDAFQEADTVGITRPCTKHNWLVKDVNQLAAIIHEAFRIAQSGRPGPVLVDIPKDIQFATGTYTPPSAHVIQKSYQPKVQGDLSQIQAAIELMATARRPIIYSGGGVINSGPEASKLLRELVELTDFPITSTLMGLGAYPASGKNWLKMLGMHGSYEANMAMHDCDVMVCIGARFDDRITGRINAFSPNSKKIHIDIDPSSINKNVRADIPIRGDVGHILEDMVRLWRALPNKPAKTQTADWWADIARWRARNSFAYTKNNDVIMPQYALERLYELTKDRDTYITTEVGQHQMWAAQFYGFEKPNRWMTSGGLGTMGYGLPAALGVQIAHPESLVIDIAGDASIQMCIQEMSAAIQYDAPIKIFIMNNQYMGMVRQWQQLLHGNRLSNSYTEAMPDFVKLAEAYGAVGLRCEKPEDLDATIQEMIDVKKPVIFDCRVANLANCFPMIPSGKAHNEMLLPDEATDEAVANAIDAKGRQLV; encoded by the coding sequence ATGACGGGCACGGACAATCAGACGGCAGATAGCAATCGGATGACGGGAGCGGAGATCGTACTCCGGGCGCTGAAGGACAACGGCGTCGAGCATATCTTCGGATATCCGGGTGGTGCCGTGCTTCCGATCTATGACGAGATCTTCCAGCAGGACGAGATCAAGCACATCCTCGTCCGCCATGAGCAGGGCGCCGGCCACGCGGCCGAAGGCTATGCCCGCTCCACCGGCAAGGTCGGCGTCATGCTGGTCACCTCTGGCCCGGGCGCGACCAATGCCGTCACGCCGCTGCAGGACGCGCTGATGGATTCCGTCCCGCTCGTCTGCCTCAGCGGCCAGGTTCCGACCTCGCTGATCGGTTCCGACGCCTTCCAGGAAGCCGATACCGTCGGCATCACCCGCCCGTGCACCAAGCACAACTGGCTGGTCAAGGACGTCAACCAGCTGGCCGCGATCATCCACGAAGCCTTCCGTATCGCACAGTCCGGCCGTCCGGGTCCGGTTCTGGTCGATATTCCGAAGGACATCCAGTTTGCGACCGGCACCTACACGCCGCCGTCTGCCCATGTCATCCAGAAGAGCTACCAGCCGAAGGTCCAGGGCGATCTGAGCCAGATCCAGGCAGCGATCGAGCTGATGGCGACGGCGCGCCGTCCGATCATCTACAGCGGCGGCGGCGTCATCAATTCCGGCCCGGAAGCCTCCAAGCTGCTGCGCGAGCTGGTCGAGCTCACCGATTTCCCGATCACCTCGACGCTGATGGGTCTCGGCGCCTATCCGGCGTCCGGCAAGAACTGGCTGAAGATGCTCGGCATGCACGGCTCCTACGAAGCCAACATGGCGATGCATGATTGCGACGTCATGGTCTGCATCGGTGCCCGTTTCGACGACCGCATCACCGGCCGCATCAACGCCTTCTCGCCGAACTCGAAGAAGATCCATATCGACATCGATCCGTCGTCGATCAACAAGAACGTCCGCGCCGACATTCCGATCCGCGGCGACGTCGGCCATATCCTCGAGGATATGGTTCGCCTGTGGCGGGCTCTGCCGAACAAGCCGGCGAAGACCCAGACGGCGGACTGGTGGGCCGATATCGCCCGCTGGCGCGCCCGCAACTCCTTCGCCTACACGAAGAACAACGACGTCATCATGCCGCAATATGCGCTTGAGCGTCTCTATGAACTGACCAAGGATCGCGACACCTACATCACGACCGAAGTCGGTCAGCACCAGATGTGGGCCGCGCAGTTCTACGGCTTCGAGAAGCCGAACCGCTGGATGACCTCGGGTGGCTTGGGCACCATGGGCTACGGCCTGCCGGCAGCGCTCGGCGTCCAGATCGCCCACCCGGAAAGCCTGGTTATCGACATTGCCGGCGATGCCTCGATCCAGATGTGCATCCAGGAAATGTCGGCCGCGATCCAGTATGACGCGCCGATCAAGATCTTCATCATGAACAACCAGTACATGGGCATGGTGCGCCAGTGGCAGCAGCTGCTGCACGGCAACCGCCTGTCGAACTCCTATACCGAAGCGATGCCTGATTTCGTCAAGCTCGCCGAGGCCTATGGCGCCGTCGGCCTGCGTTGCGAAAAGCCCGAGGATCTCGATGCGACCATCCAGGAGATGATCGACGTCAAGAAGCCGGTCATCTTCGATTGCCGCGTTGCCAATCTCGCCAACTGCTTCCCGATGATCCCGTCGGGCAAGGCACATAACGAGATGCTGCTGCCTGACGAAGCGACTGACGAAGCCGTCGCCAACGCCATCGACGCCAAGGGCCGTCAGCTCGTCTGA
- the ilvN gene encoding acetolactate synthase small subunit, with protein sequence MNAHLQPTGSAYFISPETAAAESHTLSVLVDNEPGVLARVIGLFSGRGYNIESLTVSETEHQAHLSRITVVTRGTPQVLEQIKAQLERIVPVHRVVDLTVRARELGQDRPIEREVALIKVVGEGDARAETLRLADAFHAKVVDATVDHFILEITGKSSKIDQFVSVMKPLGLIEVCRTGIAAMNRGAQGM encoded by the coding sequence ATGAACGCACACCTTCAACCTACCGGTTCCGCCTACTTCATCTCCCCCGAAACGGCTGCCGCCGAGAGCCATACGCTCTCGGTGCTGGTCGATAACGAACCGGGCGTCCTCGCCCGCGTCATCGGCCTGTTCTCCGGCCGCGGCTACAACATCGAAAGCCTGACCGTTTCCGAAACCGAGCATCAGGCGCATCTGTCGCGCATCACCGTCGTCACCCGCGGCACGCCGCAGGTTCTTGAGCAGATCAAGGCACAGCTGGAACGCATCGTTCCGGTTCACCGCGTCGTCGACCTGACGGTGCGTGCCCGCGAGCTCGGCCAAGACCGGCCGATCGAGCGTGAAGTCGCGCTGATCAAGGTGGTGGGCGAGGGCGATGCCCGCGCCGAGACGCTGCGTCTTGCCGATGCCTTCCACGCCAAGGTCGTCGACGCCACCGTCGATCACTTCATCCTGGAAATTACCGGCAAGTCTTCGAAGATCGACCAGTTCGTCTCGGTCATGAAGCCGCTCGGCCTCATCGAAGTCTGCCGCACCGGCATCGCGGCGATGAACCGCGGCGCGCAGGGCATGTAA
- a CDS encoding aldo/keto reductase, producing the protein MQEDPIPTITFPNGIEVPALGQGTWNMGERGTESEREISSLKAGIDLGMTLIDTAEMYGEGGAERIVGRAIKGQRDKVFITSKVYPHNASRTGTIEACNRSLSRLGIDRIDLYLLHWRGEHPLEETVEAFEDLEDAGKIGAWGVSNFDTADMEELFSVPGGRKCAANQVLYNLARRGIEYDLLPWCQKYGVPVMAYSPIEQGRILHKPELIRIAKANQATPAQVALAFLLERDGVIPIPKTSSAARTSENRESVSLDLSDEDWSALDAAFPPPARKSSLEML; encoded by the coding sequence ATGCAGGAAGACCCGATCCCGACCATCACCTTCCCCAACGGCATCGAAGTGCCCGCGCTCGGTCAGGGCACCTGGAACATGGGCGAACGGGGCACCGAATCCGAACGCGAGATATCGAGCCTGAAGGCCGGTATCGATCTCGGCATGACGCTGATCGACACCGCCGAAATGTACGGCGAAGGCGGTGCCGAGCGCATCGTCGGCCGCGCCATCAAGGGCCAGCGCGACAAGGTGTTCATCACCAGCAAGGTCTATCCCCACAATGCCAGCCGCACCGGCACGATCGAGGCCTGCAACCGCAGCCTCTCGCGCCTCGGCATCGATCGCATCGACCTCTATCTCCTCCACTGGCGCGGCGAGCACCCGCTGGAAGAGACGGTCGAGGCGTTCGAGGACCTGGAGGACGCCGGCAAGATCGGCGCCTGGGGCGTTTCGAATTTCGACACCGCCGACATGGAGGAGCTGTTCTCCGTGCCCGGCGGGCGCAAATGCGCCGCCAATCAGGTACTCTACAATCTCGCCCGCCGCGGCATCGAATATGACCTCCTGCCCTGGTGCCAGAAATACGGCGTGCCGGTCATGGCCTATTCGCCGATCGAACAGGGCCGCATCCTGCACAAGCCCGAACTGATCCGCATCGCCAAGGCAAATCAGGCGACCCCGGCGCAGGTGGCGCTCGCCTTCCTGCTCGAACGCGACGGCGTCATCCCCATCCCGAAGACCTCGTCGGCAGCGCGCACGAGCGAAAACCGCGAAAGCGTCTCGCTCGATTTGAGCGACGAGGACTGGTCCGCCCTCGACGCCGCCTTCCCGCCACCGGCGCGAAAGTCCTCGCTGGAGATGCTGTAA
- a CDS encoding LysE family translocator yields MPLDTFAALVLFAFTTSITPGPNNMMLFTSGVNFGFRRTIPHMLGIGAGFLSLLLGVGLGLGALLHTVPLLYTVLKFAGGAYLLWIAWKIGSSRSLSEGKTSAAPMSFLSAAAFQWINPKAWVMAVTAMATYTNPDVYFISVLIVGFAFALVNVPSVSTWAGFGSALRDWLSDPKRLKWFNITMALLLVLSLWPMLK; encoded by the coding sequence ATGCCTTTGGACACTTTCGCAGCCCTGGTGCTGTTTGCCTTCACGACGTCGATCACGCCGGGGCCGAACAACATGATGCTGTTCACCTCGGGCGTGAATTTCGGCTTCCGCCGGACGATCCCGCATATGCTGGGGATCGGCGCCGGATTCCTGTCGTTGCTGCTCGGCGTCGGCCTCGGGCTTGGTGCGCTGCTGCATACCGTGCCGCTGCTCTACACCGTGCTGAAATTCGCCGGCGGCGCCTATCTGCTGTGGATCGCCTGGAAGATCGGCTCGTCGCGATCGCTGAGCGAGGGCAAGACGAGTGCGGCGCCGATGTCCTTCCTGTCGGCGGCGGCCTTCCAGTGGATCAATCCGAAGGCCTGGGTGATGGCGGTGACGGCGATGGCGACCTATACCAATCCGGACGTCTATTTCATCAGCGTGCTGATCGTCGGCTTCGCCTTTGCGCTGGTCAATGTGCCGAGCGTCTCGACCTGGGCAGGGTTCGGCTCGGCGCTGCGCGACTGGCTTTCCGATCCCAAGAGGCTCAAGTGGTTCAACATCACCATGGCGCTGCTACTCGTGCTCAGCCTGTGGCCGATGCTGAAGTGA
- the nthA gene encoding nitrile hydratase subunit alpha, with product MHDHDDDHHHHGHHHDHDHGHDHDHDNRYTDMQARVRALETVLTQKGLIDPAAIDAIVETYETKIGPRNGARVVAKAWSDPAFAEWLKQDATAAIASLGYTGRQGEHMRAVFNTPDTHNLVVCTLCSCYPWSVLGLPPVWYKAPAYRSRAVIDPRGVLAEFGVTLPEEKKIRVWDSTAELRYLVIPERPEGTDGLDEEALADLVSRDAMIGTGIAATPGAGA from the coding sequence ATGCACGATCACGACGACGATCACCATCATCATGGTCACCACCACGATCATGACCACGGGCATGATCATGACCACGACAACCGCTATACCGACATGCAGGCGCGTGTCAGGGCGCTGGAGACGGTACTGACGCAGAAGGGGCTGATCGATCCCGCCGCGATCGATGCGATCGTCGAGACCTACGAGACGAAGATCGGGCCGCGCAACGGGGCGCGGGTCGTCGCCAAAGCCTGGAGCGATCCTGCCTTTGCCGAATGGCTGAAGCAGGATGCGACGGCGGCGATCGCCAGCCTCGGCTATACCGGCCGCCAGGGCGAGCATATGCGCGCCGTCTTCAACACGCCCGATACCCATAACCTCGTCGTCTGCACGCTCTGCTCCTGCTATCCGTGGTCGGTGCTCGGGTTGCCGCCGGTCTGGTACAAGGCGCCGGCCTATCGCTCGCGCGCCGTCATCGATCCGCGCGGTGTGCTTGCCGAATTCGGCGTGACGCTGCCGGAGGAGAAGAAGATCCGCGTGTGGGATTCGACGGCGGAGCTTCGCTATCTCGTCATTCCCGAGCGCCCTGAAGGGACCGATGGCCTCGATGAAGAGGCGCTTGCCGATCTCGTCAGCCGCGATGCGATGATCGGCACCGGCATTGCCGCAACGCCCGGAGCGGGCGCATGA
- a CDS encoding nitrile hydratase accessory protein produces MSQCDQVSPLRDSPQLPKSAEGDPVFPEPWAAEAFAITVHLHERGLFAWSEWAETLSAELHKPGRAADGADYFDCWVAALSQIVASKGVTDAATILSLQESWQRAAEATPHGRPIELANDPQR; encoded by the coding sequence TTGAGCCAGTGTGATCAGGTGTCACCGCTGCGGGACTCGCCGCAGCTGCCGAAATCGGCCGAGGGCGATCCGGTGTTTCCGGAGCCCTGGGCAGCGGAGGCCTTCGCGATCACCGTGCATCTGCATGAGCGCGGGTTGTTTGCCTGGAGCGAGTGGGCGGAGACGCTGTCAGCCGAACTGCACAAGCCCGGCCGCGCCGCCGATGGTGCTGACTATTTCGATTGCTGGGTTGCTGCGCTGTCGCAGATCGTCGCCAGCAAGGGCGTAACCGATGCCGCGACGATCCTGTCGCTGCAGGAAAGCTGGCAGCGCGCCGCCGAAGCGACGCCGCATGGCCGGCCGATCGAGCTCGCCAACGATCCGCAACGTTAG
- a CDS encoding anti-sigma factor, which translates to MSETNPTVTEADLHAYADGQLAEAERARIEAWLKDNPDEAAAVAEWQSQSAAIQKMFGPYAAARPDDALLVSPHSNRSSWPRRAAIAASIAAIFAAGALSGHYGPTLFEKPELQLTASETLPQQAQNAFLVYASEVRHPVEVFANEETHLATWLGKRLAIQNLKVPDLQALGFHLVGGRLLPVDGKPGAMFMYEDQGGERLTVLVGRNAGNRTTSFRFASADNLETFYWIDGELGYAVTGEISRDLLRQIAEECYRQFPS; encoded by the coding sequence ATGAGCGAGACCAACCCGACCGTGACCGAAGCGGACCTGCATGCCTATGCCGACGGCCAGTTGGCGGAAGCCGAACGCGCCCGCATCGAGGCATGGCTGAAGGACAATCCCGATGAGGCCGCCGCCGTTGCCGAATGGCAATCGCAGAGTGCTGCAATCCAGAAGATGTTCGGCCCTTACGCCGCGGCCCGCCCCGACGATGCCCTTCTCGTCAGCCCGCATAGCAACCGCTCCTCTTGGCCGCGCCGCGCCGCAATCGCCGCCTCCATCGCCGCGATCTTCGCCGCCGGTGCGCTGAGCGGCCATTACGGTCCTACCCTGTTCGAAAAGCCGGAGCTGCAGCTGACCGCGTCCGAGACGCTGCCGCAGCAGGCCCAGAACGCTTTCCTGGTCTATGCCAGCGAGGTCCGCCACCCCGTCGAGGTCTTTGCCAACGAGGAAACCCATCTCGCCACCTGGCTCGGCAAGCGGCTGGCGATCCAGAACCTGAAGGTGCCCGATCTGCAGGCGCTCGGCTTCCATCTCGTTGGCGGCCGCCTGCTGCCGGTCGATGGCAAGCCGGGAGCGATGTTCATGTATGAGGATCAGGGCGGCGAGCGCCTGACGGTGCTGGTCGGCCGCAATGCCGGCAATCGCACCACAAGCTTCCGCTTCGCCTCCGCCGACAATCTGGAGACCTTCTACTGGATCGACGGCGAGCTCGGCTATGCCGTCACCGGCGAAATCTCCCGCGACCTGCTGCGCCAGATCGCCGAGGAGTGCTACCGGCAGTTCCCGTCCTAA
- a CDS encoding RNA polymerase sigma factor, translating to MKTPAPETFEGQILALLPSLRRYSRSLTRSDAEGEDLLQDCVEKVLARRSQWRGLNLRGWALTIMTNLYRNARRPGPRSMTVDLDTAENVASPETPSDPLERARLEDALNSLSEENRAVLMLVVIEGYTYSEVAAALDIPIGTVMSRLSRARQRVAERMKADNVITLRRPK from the coding sequence GTGAAAACACCTGCACCCGAAACATTCGAGGGCCAGATCCTGGCCCTCCTTCCCTCGCTCCGGCGCTATTCGCGAAGCCTGACCCGCTCCGATGCCGAAGGCGAGGATCTGCTGCAGGACTGCGTCGAAAAGGTACTCGCCCGCCGCTCGCAATGGCGCGGCCTGAACCTGCGCGGCTGGGCGCTGACGATCATGACCAATCTCTACCGCAATGCCCGCCGCCCCGGCCCGCGCAGCATGACCGTCGATCTCGATACGGCAGAGAATGTCGCCTCACCCGAGACCCCGTCCGATCCGCTGGAGCGCGCCCGCCTGGAAGATGCGCTGAACAGCCTATCGGAGGAAAACCGCGCCGTGCTGATGCTGGTCGTCATCGAGGGCTACACCTATAGCGAGGTTGCCGCCGCCCTCGACATCCCCATCGGCACGGTGATGTCGCGCCTGTCGCGCGCCCGCCAGCGCGTTGCCGAAAGAATGAAGGCCGATAATGTGATTACGCTTCGGAGACCGAAATGA
- a CDS encoding TfuA-like protein: MKTVFVGPTLPDAGKLAGGKIDIRPPASQGDVFRAVKDGATVIGIVDGYFEYAAPIWHKEILFALSQGIRVFGAASMGALRAAECAAYGMTGIGRIYEMYANGELEDDSAVAQLHAPGELGYRSLSEPLVNVVSTLGDMLARGLISHEEQRILGHSARAIFFKQRTWKSILAAAQIEAARAEELRRLIAANAIDQKRRDAEGLLAAVIAAPDAYSAPPENWRFNRTTLWDALERNS, from the coding sequence ATGAAGACCGTTTTCGTCGGCCCGACGCTACCGGATGCCGGCAAGCTTGCAGGCGGCAAGATCGATATCCGCCCTCCGGCATCGCAGGGAGACGTCTTCCGCGCGGTGAAAGACGGCGCAACAGTCATCGGCATCGTCGACGGCTATTTCGAATACGCCGCCCCCATCTGGCACAAGGAAATCCTCTTCGCCCTTTCGCAGGGCATCCGCGTCTTCGGCGCCGCCAGCATGGGCGCGCTCCGCGCCGCCGAATGCGCCGCCTATGGCATGACCGGCATCGGCCGAATCTATGAGATGTATGCCAACGGCGAACTCGAAGACGACAGCGCCGTCGCCCAGCTGCATGCCCCGGGCGAACTCGGCTACCGCTCGCTCAGCGAACCGCTCGTCAATGTCGTGTCCACACTTGGTGACATGCTGGCGCGCGGGTTGATCAGCCATGAGGAACAGCGGATCCTCGGTCACAGCGCCAGAGCAATCTTCTTCAAACAGCGAACCTGGAAATCCATTCTCGCGGCAGCGCAAATCGAAGCTGCGCGTGCAGAAGAACTGAGGCGATTGATCGCCGCCAATGCCATCGACCAGAAGCGCCGCGATGCCGAGGGACTGCTCGCAGCGGTGATCGCTGCGCCCGATGCATACTCCGCCCCGCCAGAGAACTGGCGCTTCAACAGAACCACTCTCTGGGACGCCCTCGAAAGAAATTCGTGA
- a CDS encoding YcaO-like family protein: MTEAERQNSGIYSDRACSPEETLARIAPLLLRYGITRLARVTGLDCIGIPVWNAIVPNARSIVINQGKGLTDKDAKVSAAMEALERAIAGDPHLISRLATGTELSASGTRWHPLNELIAAGHDDIEADERLEWVAGTSLEDGATIYVPRDAIPLDRTVSDCCFWQSSDGLASGNTIEEARLHALLERIERDAYALWQMTPPGQIEALAPETFGDPAIDSLCARIAAAGLSLRLFDVTSDIGIPCIAALLGPGNITEARHTRFVDVTHGCGCHPNPVRAAIRAITEAAQSRLTFISGARDDILPEVFARPLPEATRALFAATARNAGITNGDLPFGASALLALTLEKLSATGLRPAIAVELHEPGLPIAVSKVFVPALENPEGNRKHRFGPRAISRSMEFL; encoded by the coding sequence GTGACGGAGGCAGAGCGTCAGAATTCCGGCATCTATTCGGACCGCGCCTGCTCGCCGGAGGAAACGCTCGCCCGCATCGCTCCACTGCTCCTCCGCTACGGTATCACCCGCCTGGCCCGCGTCACCGGCCTCGATTGCATCGGCATCCCCGTCTGGAACGCCATCGTTCCCAACGCCCGATCGATCGTCATCAACCAGGGCAAGGGTCTCACCGATAAAGACGCAAAGGTCTCCGCCGCCATGGAGGCGCTGGAGCGCGCGATCGCAGGTGACCCGCATCTGATCAGCAGGCTCGCGACCGGCACCGAACTCTCCGCATCGGGCACCCGCTGGCATCCGCTGAACGAACTCATAGCAGCCGGCCACGACGACATCGAAGCCGATGAGCGGCTGGAATGGGTCGCCGGCACGAGTCTGGAGGACGGCGCCACCATCTACGTCCCCAGGGACGCGATCCCGCTCGACCGCACGGTGTCCGACTGCTGCTTCTGGCAATCCTCCGACGGCCTCGCATCCGGCAACACCATCGAGGAAGCAAGGCTCCACGCGCTCCTCGAACGCATCGAACGCGACGCTTACGCCCTGTGGCAGATGACACCGCCGGGCCAGATCGAAGCGCTGGCACCTGAAACATTCGGCGATCCGGCAATCGACAGCCTTTGCGCGCGCATCGCCGCTGCCGGCCTTTCGCTCCGTCTCTTCGACGTCACCAGCGATATCGGTATCCCCTGCATCGCTGCCCTGCTCGGCCCCGGCAATATCACCGAGGCAAGACATACCCGCTTCGTCGATGTCACCCACGGATGCGGCTGCCATCCCAATCCCGTCCGCGCCGCCATCCGCGCCATCACCGAAGCCGCACAATCACGCCTGACCTTCATCAGCGGCGCCCGGGACGACATCCTGCCCGAGGTTTTTGCGCGGCCGCTGCCGGAAGCAACACGAGCCCTGTTCGCCGCCACTGCTCGGAACGCGGGGATAACAAATGGCGACCTCCCGTTCGGCGCCTCCGCGCTTCTCGCCTTGACCCTCGAAAAGCTCAGCGCCACAGGCCTCCGTCCCGCCATCGCTGTCGAGCTGCATGAGCCCGGCCTGCCGATCGCCGTCTCGAAAGTCTTCGTCCCCGCTCTCGAAAATCCCGAGGGCAATCGCAAGCACCGCTTCGGCCCGCGCGCCATCTCGCGATCGATGGAGTTCCTATGA
- a CDS encoding DUF922 domain-containing protein, with protein sequence MPAAAHADWQPVEQIKTYAISGRTGAELYQSIGERGPAAGNGRVIAHTTFKLTWTRKYEVQPDNACKITVARPKLIITYTLPKPSGDLPPAVKASWQSFLAGVETHEHWHGETIKEMVREIEAFSFGLTAADDPQCKKIRVTLQQRLGELSGHQRQQGRDFDKVEMGDGGNVQTLILKLVNGP encoded by the coding sequence ATGCCCGCCGCCGCTCATGCGGACTGGCAGCCCGTCGAGCAGATCAAGACCTATGCGATATCGGGCCGAACAGGCGCCGAGCTCTACCAGTCGATCGGCGAGCGCGGCCCCGCCGCCGGCAATGGCCGGGTGATCGCGCACACGACCTTCAAGCTCACCTGGACCCGCAAATACGAAGTGCAGCCGGACAATGCCTGCAAGATCACGGTGGCGCGCCCCAAGCTGATCATCACCTACACGCTGCCGAAGCCCTCGGGCGACCTGCCACCCGCCGTAAAGGCCAGCTGGCAGAGCTTCCTCGCAGGCGTCGAGACGCACGAGCACTGGCATGGCGAGACGATCAAGGAGATGGTCAGAGAGATCGAGGCCTTCAGCTTCGGCCTGACGGCAGCCGACGATCCGCAATGCAAGAAGATCCGCGTCACCCTGCAGCAGCGGCTTGGCGAGCTCTCCGGCCACCAGCGCCAGCAGGGCCGCGATTTCGACAAGGTGGAGATGGGCGACGGCGGCAATGTCCAGACATTGATCCTGAAGCTGGTCAACGGCCCCTGA